The following are encoded together in the Geobacter sulfurreducens PCA genome:
- a CDS encoding TlpA family protein disulfide reductase yields MKVTGVLGVVSAAAFVIVSGFTSPSFALPKKGEPAPPLKVVSTSGQPISLANYKGYVLVVDFFATWCPPCRDAIPHLVTLNRKYGKQGLQVLGLSLDEGDEKGVKDFILSKRINYPVALASGDIQTDYGLRSLPTVYVIDKKGNVAEKFMGGSDETLRKMEDLVKKLLAEK; encoded by the coding sequence ATGAAGGTTACCGGAGTCCTTGGGGTCGTCTCAGCAGCGGCCTTCGTTATCGTGAGCGGATTCACATCGCCGTCCTTCGCCCTGCCCAAAAAGGGTGAGCCGGCTCCTCCTCTCAAGGTGGTAAGCACTTCCGGCCAGCCCATCAGTCTGGCCAATTATAAGGGTTATGTGCTGGTGGTCGACTTTTTTGCCACGTGGTGCCCCCCTTGCCGAGATGCCATCCCCCACTTGGTAACACTCAATCGCAAGTACGGCAAACAGGGGCTTCAGGTTCTCGGCCTCTCTCTAGACGAGGGAGACGAGAAGGGAGTCAAGGATTTTATCCTCAGCAAGCGGATCAACTATCCCGTGGCTCTGGCATCCGGTGACATTCAAACCGATTACGGGCTTCGGTCGTTGCCGACGGTGTACGTCATCGACAAGAAAGGTAACGTGGCGGAAAAGTTCATGGGCGGCTCCGATGAGACCCTGAGAAAAATGGAAGACCTGGTGAAGAAGCTGCTGGCTGAGAAGTAA
- the trxA gene encoding thioredoxin TrxA — protein MASDKVLTFSDDTFDSEVLKSPVPVLVDFWATWCAPCKAIAPVIDAIADEFDGKVKVGKVNVDDNPGTPGKYGVRGIPTVILFKEGKVVDQVVGAVPKAQLEALIKKAL, from the coding sequence ATGGCCAGTGACAAAGTCCTCACATTCAGTGACGATACCTTCGATAGCGAGGTGCTCAAGTCGCCCGTTCCGGTTCTCGTTGATTTTTGGGCCACCTGGTGCGCCCCCTGCAAGGCCATCGCTCCTGTCATCGATGCCATTGCCGACGAATTTGACGGAAAAGTGAAGGTCGGCAAGGTTAATGTTGATGATAACCCCGGAACTCCGGGCAAGTACGGCGTGCGCGGCATCCCTACCGTTATCCTCTTCAAGGAGGGCAAGGTCGTGGATCAGGTCGTCGGGGCCGTGCCCAAAGCCCAACTTGAGGCGCTTATCAAAAAAGCGCTGTAA
- a CDS encoding precorrin-2 dehydrogenase/sirohydrochlorin ferrochelatase family protein — MTLLPISINVSGRLVTIVGGGGVARRKCLSLLEAGARVTVVAPRLDERLMKLADEGAICLAQRPYADGDLAGSVLAYAATDDPAVNRAVAEEAHNRGIPVDVTDDPERGSFTSPAVLRRGDLVIAVSTGGGAPGFAARVRDDIAEIIGQEYAETLLILGAIREKLLTASKNAAYNKHILHDLSAAPLPEMVRSRNFEELDRTLARIAGPDFTLENLGFGRKDSP, encoded by the coding sequence ATGACACTCCTCCCCATCAGCATCAACGTATCCGGGCGCCTCGTTACCATTGTGGGCGGCGGAGGGGTCGCCAGGCGCAAGTGTCTCTCGCTGCTGGAGGCCGGTGCCCGGGTGACGGTCGTTGCCCCCCGGCTTGATGAGCGGTTGATGAAGCTGGCCGATGAAGGCGCGATCTGCTTGGCGCAGCGGCCCTATGCCGACGGCGATCTGGCTGGGTCGGTCCTGGCCTATGCCGCTACCGACGATCCGGCTGTTAACCGGGCAGTGGCCGAGGAGGCCCATAACAGGGGGATTCCCGTTGACGTCACCGACGATCCCGAACGGGGGAGCTTTACCAGCCCGGCCGTCCTCAGACGAGGCGATCTGGTTATTGCAGTCTCCACCGGCGGGGGCGCTCCCGGCTTCGCAGCACGAGTCCGGGATGATATTGCCGAAATCATCGGCCAGGAATATGCTGAAACCCTACTCATACTTGGCGCGATTCGTGAAAAGCTGTTGACTGCGTCAAAAAACGCCGCATACAATAAGCACATTTTGCACGACCTGTCCGCCGCACCGCTGCCTGAAATGGTCAGATCGCGGAACTTCGAGGAACTGGACCGAACCCTCGCACGCATCGCCGGTCCCGACTTCACCCTGGAAAACCTGGGATTCGGGAGAAAGGACTCCCCATGA
- the ccsB gene encoding c-type cytochrome biogenesis protein CcsB yields MNAVLFVATLLLYLAATVAYLAFLVKPREVLGKISRWVLTGGFVVHAVYTVDRYIEAGYTPITNLHESLSFFGLAIAGVYLIFERKYRTIILGSFVTPLVLLILIGSTGFPSAISPLNPALKSRWLAVHTVMAFLSYAAFAVAFGAAIMYLIQEHFLKSKKLGALYQKLPSLDVLDEINYRCLTLGFPLLTFAIISGAIWAESAWGTYWSWDPKETWSLITWFVYAALLHGRLTTGWRGKKAAWLAIIGFFVLLFTFLGVNLFMSGLHSYT; encoded by the coding sequence ATGAACGCCGTTCTTTTCGTCGCAACACTACTGCTCTACCTTGCTGCGACCGTCGCCTATCTCGCGTTTCTCGTCAAACCGCGAGAGGTACTCGGCAAGATCTCCCGATGGGTACTGACCGGCGGATTCGTGGTCCATGCCGTCTATACCGTGGACCGCTATATCGAGGCGGGCTACACGCCGATTACCAACCTCCACGAATCGCTCTCCTTTTTCGGTTTGGCGATCGCTGGGGTCTACCTGATCTTTGAGCGCAAGTACCGCACCATCATCCTCGGCTCCTTCGTTACCCCCCTCGTGCTCTTGATCCTGATCGGCTCCACCGGCTTCCCCTCGGCCATCTCGCCGCTCAATCCGGCTCTCAAGAGCCGCTGGCTCGCCGTCCATACGGTCATGGCGTTCCTGAGCTACGCAGCGTTCGCGGTAGCCTTCGGCGCCGCCATCATGTACCTGATCCAGGAGCATTTTCTCAAGAGCAAGAAGCTCGGCGCACTCTACCAGAAGCTTCCCTCCCTGGACGTGCTCGATGAAATCAACTACCGCTGCCTCACCCTCGGCTTTCCGCTCCTTACCTTCGCGATCATCAGCGGCGCCATCTGGGCGGAAAGCGCCTGGGGCACTTACTGGAGCTGGGACCCGAAGGAAACGTGGTCCCTCATTACGTGGTTCGTCTACGCTGCACTCCTCCACGGCCGGCTCACCACCGGCTGGCGCGGCAAAAAGGCGGCCTGGCTCGCCATCAT